One region of Constrictibacter sp. MBR-5 genomic DNA includes:
- a CDS encoding LytTR family DNA-binding domain-containing protein: MRRYGAPLAVGLVLGLLGPFGTFGALPLGPRLAYWLAVVSANWILCDAAIRRMERLLPAGLALRETAVPVAGALIASLPATGIVRLANDAASMDGGSLLDLYWKVLLLCVAIGLPFYLREVQAAAAPVQKEPEAPKPEPEIPAAPAGEGSLFFARLQRPPAGRLLCLEMQDHYLAVHAEGGSDLVLCRMEDAARELGSLGRRVHRSWWVAADAVAGVERDGARLRLRLSDGRAVPVGRTYRAELRDAGWLDKGAVAGVATGAVTET; this comes from the coding sequence GTGCGGCGCTACGGCGCGCCGCTGGCGGTGGGACTGGTGCTCGGGCTGCTGGGGCCGTTCGGCACCTTCGGCGCGCTGCCCTTGGGGCCGCGGCTCGCCTACTGGCTTGCGGTCGTCTCGGCCAACTGGATCCTGTGCGACGCGGCGATCCGCCGGATGGAACGGCTGCTGCCCGCCGGCCTGGCGCTGCGCGAGACGGCGGTGCCGGTCGCAGGGGCGCTGATCGCCTCGCTGCCGGCGACGGGCATCGTGCGGCTGGCGAACGACGCGGCAAGCATGGACGGGGGCAGCCTGCTCGACCTCTACTGGAAGGTGCTGCTGCTCTGCGTGGCGATCGGGCTGCCGTTCTACTTGCGCGAGGTCCAGGCGGCTGCGGCGCCGGTCCAGAAGGAGCCGGAAGCACCGAAGCCCGAACCGGAAATCCCCGCAGCGCCGGCGGGCGAGGGTTCGCTGTTCTTCGCGCGGCTGCAGCGGCCGCCGGCCGGCCGGCTGCTCTGCCTGGAGATGCAGGACCATTACCTCGCCGTGCATGCGGAGGGCGGCAGCGACCTCGTGCTGTGCCGGATGGAGGACGCGGCGCGCGAACTGGGCAGCCTCGGACGGCGCGTGCACCGCTCCTGGTGGGTCGCGGCCGACGCGGTCGCCGGCGTCGAGCGCGACGGGGCGCGGCTGCGGCTGCGCCTGAGCGACGGGCGGGCCGTGCCGGTCGGCCGCACCTACCGCGCCGAACTGCGCGACGCAGGGTGGCTGGACAAGGGTGCGGTGGCCGGTGTCGCGACGGGTGCCGTCACCGAGACGTAA